The Iamia sp. SCSIO 61187 genomic sequence CCCGGGATCGACCTCGCCGGCCACGCCGACCTCGTCCCCGGCCACCAGGACGGTGGCACCCCGCGTGGGGTGGAGGCCGGGGCGCTCGGCGTTGGCGATGTCGACGTCGTCGATGCCCAGGCGGTCGAGCACGGCCAGGGCCAGGCGCACCGCCTCGGGTGCCTCGACGCCGGCGAGGGCGACGCCCAGGTGCTCGCGCTCGTCGGGCAGCAGGTCGGGCCGACCGGGCCCGTCCACGGCGTCGTCGATCGTCCGCCCATCGGCCTCGTCGGGCTTCGGCAGGAAGACGTGGCCGATCTCGAACAGGCGCACGCCGAGGCTCCGGCGGGCGGCGTTGGTGGCGACGGCCTGGACCAGTCCGGGCATCAGGGTGGTGCGGAGGATCGACTCCTCGGCGACGAGGGAGTTGCGCAGCTCGATCCCGTCGGGCGGGAAGCCGCACGCGGCCAGGGCCCCGGGGGCGAGGAACGGCAGGGGCATGACCTCGGTCAGACCCCGGCCGACCATGAGGCGGCGGACCTCCCGTCGCCGCCGCTGGACCGGCGTGAGCCGCCCGGGCAGGGCCACGGCCAGCTCGCGGCGCGGGATGCGGTCGTAGCCGTGGTGGCGGGCCACCTCCTCGACGACGTCGACCTCCGACTCGGAGTCGTACCGCCACGACGGGACGGTGACGTCGAGGTCGCCGTCGCCGACCGGGGTCGAGGCGAAGCCGATGGGGTCGAGGAGGGCGACCACCTCGTCGGGCGCCAGCGAGGTGCCCAGCACGTGGTTCACGCGGGCGGTGCGCACCCGGATGGGGTCGCGCGCCGGCAGCTCGCCCCGCCCGTCGACGGCGCCGGGCGCCAGCTCGGTGCCGCAGATCTCGGCGGCCAGCTGGGCGAAGCGGGCCGCCGCCCCGTCGATGCCCTCGGGGTCGCACCCCCGCTCGAACCGGGCCGCGGCCTCGGTGCGGAGGCCGAGGCGGCGGGCCGTCGTGCCGACCGACCGGGGGAGGAACCAGGCCATCTCCAGGGCCACGTCGGTGGTCGTGGCGGTGATCTCGGCCGAGGCCCCGCCCATGACGCCGGCGATGCCGAGGGGGACGTCGTCGCCGCCGCAGATCAGCAGGTCGTCGCCGCGCAGCTCCCGCTGGACGTCGTCGAGGGTGGTGAGGCGCTCTCCGGGGCGGGCCCGCCGCACCCGGAACGTCCCGCCGGGGACGCCGGCCAGGTCGTAGGGGTGGTTGGGCTGGCCCCGCTCGAGCATCACGTAGTTGGAGATGTCGACCAGGGCGCTGATGGGCCGCATGCCGAGGTGGGTGAGCCGCTGCTGCATCCACTCGGGCGAGGTGGCCGTCGGGTCGAGGCCGCGGAGCAGCCAGGCGCCGAAGCGGCCGCACAGGTCGGGGTCGAGGATCTCGACGGCCAGGGCGTCACCCGCCGGGGCACCGGCGGTGGGCACGACGGGGACGTCGAGCGCGAAGGGGACGCCGAAGCGGGCGGCCAGGTCGCGGGCCAGGCCGGCGACGCTCAGGGCGTCGGGCCGGTTGGCGTTGACCTCGAGGTCCCACAGCACGTCGGCCTCGATGCCGAGGGCCTCGACCAGCGGCGTCCCCGGCGTCAGGCCGGCGGGCAGGACCTTGATCCCACCGTGGTCGGTGCCCAGGCCGATCTCGCGGGAGGAGCACAGCATCCCGTTGGACCACTCGCCCCGCATCTTGCGGCGGGCGATCTCCATGCCGTCGGGCATCGTCGTGCCCAGGGTCGCCAGGGGGACGAGGTCGCCGACGGCCATGTTGAAGGCGCCGCAGGCGATCTGGAGGGCCTCGCCGTCGCCGGCGTCGACGTCGACCAGCTGGATGCGGTCGGCCTTGGGGTGGGGGCGCAGCTCGAGCACCCGGGCCACGACGATGCCGTCGAGGCCCTCGCCCAGGCGCGTCTCCTCCTCGACCGGGGTGCCCAGGTCGTTGAACGCGTCGGCGATGGCCTCGGGGCTCTGGTCGAACGGGGCCAGCTCGCGCAGCCAGGACAGGAGCACCTTCATCAGAACTGCTCCAGGAAGCGCACGTCGACCGAGAGGATCTCGCGCAGGTCGGGCACGCCGTGGCGGGCCAGGGCCAGCCGGTCGATGCCGAACCCGAAGGCGAACCCGGTGTAGCGCTCGGGGTCGATGCCGCCGTTGCGCAGCACGTTGGGGTGGACCATCCCGCAGCCGCCCAGCTCCAGCCAGGTGCCGTCGGGGCGGCGGATGTCGAACTCGGCCGACGGCTCGGTGAAGGGGAAGTACGACGGCCGCAGCCGCGACGTGAAGCCCTCGCCGAAGTAGGCGGCGGTGAAGGCCTCGATGGTCCCGGCCAGGTGGCCGAAGGTGATCCCCTCGTCGACGACCAGGGCCTCGAGCTGGTGGAACGTGGCCAGGTGGGTGGCGTCGCGGGCCTCGTTCCGGTGCACCCGGCCGGGGACGACGATGTAGATCGGCGGGCCCTGCTGCTCCATCACCCGCAGCTGGACCGGTGAGGTGTGGGTGCGGAGCACCACGTCTCCGGGCTCGCCCCGGTCGACGAAGAAGGTGTCCTGCATGTCCCGGGCCGGGTGGTACGCGGGGATGTTGAGCCCGGTGAAGTTGTGCCAGTCGTCCTCGACCTCGGGGCCCTCGGCGACGGCGAACCCCAGCCCGGTGAAGACGTCCTCCAGCTCCTCCATGGTCTGGGTCACCAGGTGGAGGTGGCCGGCGCCGGTGGTGGGGCGGACCTCGGTCAGGTCGAGCCGCTCGGCCTCGAGCCGGACCCGGCGGGCCGCGGCCTCGAGCTCGGCCCGGCGCTCGGCCGCGGCCCGGCCCACGTCGCCGTTGACCCGGTTGAGGGTCTGGCCCAGCTGCTTGCGGGCCTCGGCGTCGAGCTGGCCCATCCCCCGCTTCACGGCGCCGAGGTCCGACCCCTTGCCGGTCACCTCGGCGAGCACCGCGGTGAGGGCGTCGAGGTCCGGCGCGGCGCGCAGCCGCTCGACCGCTGCCGCGCCCATGCGCTCGATGTCGTCGGGCGTCGTCATAGGTCGGCCCAGGGTGCCCGGTCCCCGCCTCCCCCGCCAAGCCCGTTCGGGCCACGGATGGTGCCAGGCACCATCCGTGGCGTCAGGCCGGAGGTCCGGCGATCGGGAGGGTGAAGGTGAAGGTGCTGCCCTCGCCCTCGACGGACTCGGCCACGAGGCGGCCGCCGTGCGCCTCGACCAGGCCCCGGCTGATCCACAGGCCGAGGCCGGTGCCGGTGGGCCGGCCCTCCTCACGCCGGTAGAACCGGGCGAACACGCGGTCGAGGTCCTCGGCCGGGATCCCGGCGCCCCGGTCGGCCACGGCGACGGAGACCTCGTCGCCGTCGGCCCGGGCGGCGATCCGCAGCCCGACGGGGCTGCCGTACTTGGCCGCGTTCTCGACCAGGTTGGTGAGGACCTGCTCGACCTTGTCGGCATCGGCCACGACCTCGGGGAGGTCGTCGGCCAGGTCGATGGTGACGTCGAGGTCGGGCTCGACCATGGCGACCTTGTCGACGATCGACCGGATCAGCGGACCGATCTCGAGGGGGCGGGGGCTCAGGTGGAGCCGCCCCGCCTCCAGACGGGAGATGTCGAGCAGCTCGGTGAGCATCCGGGTGACCCGGTCGGCGTCGTGGCGGACGGCCTCGAGCATCTCCTTCTTGCGGTCGTCGGCGATCCCGTCCCAGCGCGACAGCAGGAGGCTGGTGAACCCCTTGATGCTGGTCAGGGGGCTGCGCAGCTCGTGGCTGACGGTGGCGATGATCTCGACGGCGGTCAGCTCGTCGGCCGTGGGGCCGTCGTCGGCGGGGCCGTCGTCGGTCACGGCGCCGCCTCCACGGCGCGCTGGCGCACCACCTCGAAGGCCAGCACCGAGCCGGCCACGGCGACGTTCAAGGACTCCACGGCCCCCTCCATCGGCAGCGTCGCCCAGGAGTCGATGCCCGGCGCCACGGCCGCGGGCAGGCCGTGGGCCTCGTTCCCCAGGACCAGGGCGACCGGCCCCCGGAGGTCGAGGAGGTGGGGCGCGACGCCGTCGCCGCCGGAGGTCCCGACCCGGGCCACGCCCTCGGCGGCCAGGCGCTCGAGGGCCTCGCCGACGGGCTCGGCGCGCAGCGGCACCCGCCACACCGACCCGGCCGAGGCCCGGACGACCTTGGGCGCCCACGGATCGGCCGTGCCCTCGCCGACGACGAGCGACGCCGCCCCCACCGCCTCCGCCGTGCGCAGCAGGGTGCCGACGTTGCCGGGATCAGCCACCCCCACCAGTACGACGTGGAGCGGCGCGGTCCCCCTCCCCGGACGGGTGACGCCCTCCGGGCGGCGGGCGACGGCAGCCACGCCGTGGGGGGTGGCCACCTCGACGTGGGGGCGCAGCCCGCCGGTGACGGTCCAGGCCCGGCCGCCGGCGGCGACGGCGGCGGCCACGGCCGCCTCGACCTCGGGCCGGTCGGCGGCCTCGGGGTCGACGAAGACGTCCTCCACCACGACCCCGTCGCGCACGGCGTCGCCCAGCAGGACCGGCCCGTCGACGACGAAGCGATCCTCGGCGTCGCGGGCCCGCCGCTGGCGCGCCAACCGCCCCAGCCCCACGACCCGGGGGTTCCGGGGCGACAGGGGCTCGGGCGGCGGTGGGGTTCGGCTCGGGGCGCTCACGACGGGGCCCCGGGACCGGATCAGGCGGCGGGCTGGGCCTCGGCCGCCACCTTCACCAGGGCGGCGAACGCCTTCGGGTCGGTGACGGCGAGGTCGGCCAGCACCTTGCGGTCGACCTCGACCTGGGCCAGGCGCAGGCCGCTGATGAAGCGGCTGTAGGACATGCCGTTCTCCCGGCAGGCCGCGTTGATGCGCTGGATCCAGAGCTTGCGGAACTCGCCCTTCTTGGCCCTGCGGTCGCGGTAGGCGTACTGCAGGGAGTGCATCACCTGCTCGTTGGCGGCGCGGTACGAGCGGCTCTTGTTGCCGTAGTACCCCTTGGCGCGCTCGAGCGTGGCCTTGCGGTGCTTCTTGCTGTGGACGGATCGCTTGACGCGGGCCATGGTTCAGATCCTCTTCTGTGTGCTCGATCTCGGGTGGGTGGGGCGGCGGGCTAGCGGTCGCCGAGCATCCGGCTGATGCGGTCCGCGTCGCCCTTGGCCACGTCGACGTCGCCGGTGAGGCGGCGGGTGCGCTTCGAGGGCTTCTTCTCGAGGATGTGGTTCATCCCGGCCTGGCCGCGCCGGAGCTTGCCGGTGCCGGTGCGCTTGAAGCGCTTGGCCGCGCCGGAGTGGGTCTTCATCTTGGGCATGTGTCTGTCCTCGGGGTTCGGGCCGGGCGGCCCGGCGGGAGAGGTGGTGGTCAGGCCTCGGTGGAGGCGGTGGCGTCGGCGGGGGCCTCGGCCGGTGCCGG encodes the following:
- the pheT gene encoding phenylalanine--tRNA ligase subunit beta, producing MKVLLSWLRELAPFDQSPEAIADAFNDLGTPVEEETRLGEGLDGIVVARVLELRPHPKADRIQLVDVDAGDGEALQIACGAFNMAVGDLVPLATLGTTMPDGMEIARRKMRGEWSNGMLCSSREIGLGTDHGGIKVLPAGLTPGTPLVEALGIEADVLWDLEVNANRPDALSVAGLARDLAARFGVPFALDVPVVPTAGAPAGDALAVEILDPDLCGRFGAWLLRGLDPTATSPEWMQQRLTHLGMRPISALVDISNYVMLERGQPNHPYDLAGVPGGTFRVRRARPGERLTTLDDVQRELRGDDLLICGGDDVPLGIAGVMGGASAEITATTTDVALEMAWFLPRSVGTTARRLGLRTEAAARFERGCDPEGIDGAAARFAQLAAEICGTELAPGAVDGRGELPARDPIRVRTARVNHVLGTSLAPDEVVALLDPIGFASTPVGDGDLDVTVPSWRYDSESEVDVVEEVARHHGYDRIPRRELAVALPGRLTPVQRRRREVRRLMVGRGLTEVMPLPFLAPGALAACGFPPDGIELRNSLVAEESILRTTLMPGLVQAVATNAARRSLGVRLFEIGHVFLPKPDEADGRTIDDAVDGPGRPDLLPDEREHLGVALAGVEAPEAVRLALAVLDRLGIDDVDIANAERPGLHPTRGATVLVAGDEVGVAGEVDPGVLGAHGIDERVAWVELDLGRLLAAVPEDEPYRPVSRFPSSDVDLAFEVPAEVSARAVEATLAAASDLVWSVDLFDTYRGSGVAEGARSLAYRVRFVSLDRTLTDAEVGVARQALIDAVTTAHGATLRG
- the pheS gene encoding phenylalanine--tRNA ligase subunit alpha, which produces MTTPDDIERMGAAAVERLRAAPDLDALTAVLAEVTGKGSDLGAVKRGMGQLDAEARKQLGQTLNRVNGDVGRAAAERRAELEAAARRVRLEAERLDLTEVRPTTGAGHLHLVTQTMEELEDVFTGLGFAVAEGPEVEDDWHNFTGLNIPAYHPARDMQDTFFVDRGEPGDVVLRTHTSPVQLRVMEQQGPPIYIVVPGRVHRNEARDATHLATFHQLEALVVDEGITFGHLAGTIEAFTAAYFGEGFTSRLRPSYFPFTEPSAEFDIRRPDGTWLELGGCGMVHPNVLRNGGIDPERYTGFAFGFGIDRLALARHGVPDLREILSVDVRFLEQF
- a CDS encoding sensor histidine kinase KdpD: MTDDGPADDGPTADELTAVEIIATVSHELRSPLTSIKGFTSLLLSRWDGIADDRKKEMLEAVRHDADRVTRMLTELLDISRLEAGRLHLSPRPLEIGPLIRSIVDKVAMVEPDLDVTIDLADDLPEVVADADKVEQVLTNLVENAAKYGSPVGLRIAARADGDEVSVAVADRGAGIPAEDLDRVFARFYRREEGRPTGTGLGLWISRGLVEAHGGRLVAESVEGEGSTFTFTLPIAGPPA
- a CDS encoding RNA methyltransferase, with translation MSAPSRTPPPPEPLSPRNPRVVGLGRLARQRRARDAEDRFVVDGPVLLGDAVRDGVVVEDVFVDPEAADRPEVEAAVAAAVAAGGRAWTVTGGLRPHVEVATPHGVAAVARRPEGVTRPGRGTAPLHVVLVGVADPGNVGTLLRTAEAVGAASLVVGEGTADPWAPKVVRASAGSVWRVPLRAEPVGEALERLAAEGVARVGTSGGDGVAPHLLDLRGPVALVLGNEAHGLPAAVAPGIDSWATLPMEGAVESLNVAVAGSVLAFEVVRQRAVEAAP
- the rplT gene encoding 50S ribosomal protein L20; this translates as MARVKRSVHSKKHRKATLERAKGYYGNKSRSYRAANEQVMHSLQYAYRDRRAKKGEFRKLWIQRINAACRENGMSYSRFISGLRLAQVEVDRKVLADLAVTDPKAFAALVKVAAEAQPAA
- the rpmI gene encoding 50S ribosomal protein L35, with product MPKMKTHSGAAKRFKRTGTGKLRRGQAGMNHILEKKPSKRTRRLTGDVDVAKGDADRISRMLGDR